GCCGGCCGGATAGCCGGTGATTTCCTCGACGCCGTCGTTCCACCGGGTGATGTAGCCGGAGCCGTCGACGGCGAACGCCGGCTCCGGAAACACGTCGATAAGGCCGGTGAACGCGCCTCGCCAGAAGGCGGCCGCGTCGTCGTCCGCTCCGGGTTCGATGCTGGGGGGAGTTCCTGTCTCAATCGCCATGGTGATTCTCGTTTGGAGAACATATCTCGATACCGTTTATAAACTGTGGCCGCTCAGCGGATCGGAAATCGCACGAAAGCGGTCGTTATCTGAACTCAATCGTTACTACTCGGAATATTGGTACTAAATGAAGGCACTGCGACACCCTATAATGTCGCCCGCGCCGGTGGGATGGCCGTCGACCGCGCTCGAGGGGGCCGGTGCGTCGGTCTCGAGGGCACGGCCGGTATTGACAGCGCGCCCTCGCGGAGAGCGACCGACAATTGGTCAATCGTGTAGTTCGCGTCGCCGAACGACCGGGCCGCGAGGCTTCGCCGTCCAATAGGACACGGAACGCTCGCGTATTGACCGTTCCAACTCGAACGACGACGTCGTCACGGCTCTCGACGGCGCATCCGTCGGGCCGACGGTTTATCATCCTTATTGATATTATATTCCTCGTATCCAGTACCGAAACTACTATTTTATATATCTCCGTTATACGTGGTTATACGATGACCAACTGCTCGAGTCGAGGGCTCTTACGGGTGCTCGACGAGCGCGGCGCGGTCGAAGTGGGGACGCTAGCGGCCACGCTTGACGAGCATCCGGTGACGGTGACGCAGGTGTGTTACGACCTCCAGTCGGACGGCCACGTGCGACAGGTCTCGGGGGGCGTCTACACGATCACCGAGGACGGCCGACGGTATCTCACGACGCTCTCGGAGTGACGTTTTCCCGGACGCCGCTACGCCCGATCCGTAGCGCCGCGGCTGTCCCGCCCGACGGTCGTCAGATAGATCCCCGCGAGAACGACGGCGCCGCCGGCGATCGTCACGGCGTCGGGTACCTCGGCGAGCAACAGGACCGCGAGGACCGTCGAGCCGACCGGCTCGCCCAGCCAGGCGACGCTGACGACGACCGACTCGAGGTGTTTTAGCGTCCAGTTGACGACGGTGTGACCGAAGACGCCGGGACCGACGGCCATGCCGAGAAAGAGCAGCCACTCCCGGGCCGGGTAGGCGACGTAGTCGTGGC
This portion of the Haloterrigena gelatinilytica genome encodes:
- a CDS encoding helix-turn-helix domain-containing protein; amino-acid sequence: MTNCSSRGLLRVLDERGAVEVGTLAATLDEHPVTVTQVCYDLQSDGHVRQVSGGVYTITEDGRRYLTTLSE